A section of the Oncorhynchus gorbuscha isolate QuinsamMale2020 ecotype Even-year linkage group LG06, OgorEven_v1.0, whole genome shotgun sequence genome encodes:
- the LOC124038085 gene encoding stromal cell-derived factor 1-like isoform X2, producing the protein MDLKYLAVMVVLAVATYAPFSQDLLEPGGDRCKPTSRTFLCIQVEACYQQEHGALCVTKPISLVERCWCRSTVNTVPQRNIRELKFLHTPNCPFQVIAKLKNHKEVCINPETKWLQQYLKNALNKMKTSKQTN; encoded by the exons ATGGATTTGAAATACTTGGCGGTTATGGTTGTGCTCGCTGTGGCGACATACGCTCCTTTCTCACAAG ATTTATTGGAGCCTGGTGGAGATAGATGCAAACCTACCAGCAGGACATTCCTCTGCATCCAGGTTGAGGCTTGCTACCAGCAGGAACATGGAGCACTCTGTGTCA CTAAACCAATCAGTCTGGTGGAGAGGTGTTGGTGTCGTTCTACAGTTAACACCGTCCCCCAGCGTAACATCCGAGAACTGAAGTTCCTGCACACACCCAACTGCCCCTTCCAAGTGAT TGCCAAGCTGAAGAACCACAAGGAGGTTTGTATCAATCCCGAAACCAAGTGGCTGCAGCAGTACCTGAAGAATGCCCTCAACAA GATGAAGACATCCAAGCAGACCAACTAG
- the LOC124038085 gene encoding stromal cell-derived factor 1-like isoform X1: protein MDLKYLAVMVVLAVATYAPFSQGLSTDLLEPGGDRCKPTSRTFLCIQVEACYQQEHGALCVTKPISLVERCWCRSTVNTVPQRNIRELKFLHTPNCPFQVIAKLKNHKEVCINPETKWLQQYLKNALNKMKTSKQTN, encoded by the exons ATGGATTTGAAATACTTGGCGGTTATGGTTGTGCTCGCTGTGGCGACATACGCTCCTTTCTCACAAG GGTTGTCAACAGATTTATTGGAGCCTGGTGGAGATAGATGCAAACCTACCAGCAGGACATTCCTCTGCATCCAGGTTGAGGCTTGCTACCAGCAGGAACATGGAGCACTCTGTGTCA CTAAACCAATCAGTCTGGTGGAGAGGTGTTGGTGTCGTTCTACAGTTAACACCGTCCCCCAGCGTAACATCCGAGAACTGAAGTTCCTGCACACACCCAACTGCCCCTTCCAAGTGAT TGCCAAGCTGAAGAACCACAAGGAGGTTTGTATCAATCCCGAAACCAAGTGGCTGCAGCAGTACCTGAAGAATGCCCTCAACAA GATGAAGACATCCAAGCAGACCAACTAG
- the LOC124038085 gene encoding stromal cell-derived factor 1-like isoform X4, translating into MDLKYLAVMVVLAVATYAPFSQAKPISLVERCWCRSTVNTVPQRNIRELKFLHTPNCPFQVIAKLKNHKEVCINPETKWLQQYLKNALNKMKTSKQTN; encoded by the exons ATGGATTTGAAATACTTGGCGGTTATGGTTGTGCTCGCTGTGGCGACATACGCTCCTTTCTCACAAG CTAAACCAATCAGTCTGGTGGAGAGGTGTTGGTGTCGTTCTACAGTTAACACCGTCCCCCAGCGTAACATCCGAGAACTGAAGTTCCTGCACACACCCAACTGCCCCTTCCAAGTGAT TGCCAAGCTGAAGAACCACAAGGAGGTTTGTATCAATCCCGAAACCAAGTGGCTGCAGCAGTACCTGAAGAATGCCCTCAACAA GATGAAGACATCCAAGCAGACCAACTAG
- the LOC124038085 gene encoding stromal cell-derived factor 1-like isoform X3 yields the protein MSSWPEKHDLLEPGGDRCKPTSRTFLCIQVEACYQQEHGALCVTKPISLVERCWCRSTVNTVPQRNIRELKFLHTPNCPFQVIAKLKNHKEVCINPETKWLQQYLKNALNKMKTSKQTN from the exons ATGTCCAGCTGGCCAGAAAAGCATG ATTTATTGGAGCCTGGTGGAGATAGATGCAAACCTACCAGCAGGACATTCCTCTGCATCCAGGTTGAGGCTTGCTACCAGCAGGAACATGGAGCACTCTGTGTCA CTAAACCAATCAGTCTGGTGGAGAGGTGTTGGTGTCGTTCTACAGTTAACACCGTCCCCCAGCGTAACATCCGAGAACTGAAGTTCCTGCACACACCCAACTGCCCCTTCCAAGTGAT TGCCAAGCTGAAGAACCACAAGGAGGTTTGTATCAATCCCGAAACCAAGTGGCTGCAGCAGTACCTGAAGAATGCCCTCAACAA GATGAAGACATCCAAGCAGACCAACTAG